From one Leptospiraceae bacterium genomic stretch:
- a CDS encoding VWA domain-containing protein yields MAKKISTVIFLFYLFIFSLTFCKDQSRNLTIISGSENESMEPIIKRFADENNLTINMKYKGSVDIMIDLAKENNEFDAVWPASTLWVGLGDTNKKVKHLKSIMTSPIVFGIRKSLALELGFVNKEVTVKDILSAIRSKKLKFIMTSATQSNSGTSAYLGFLYALLGNPETITEKDLANPTLRKDMKELLRGINRSSGSSGWLKELFLNGKYDAMVNYESLILETNKILVSRGEEPLYLVYPIDGIVISDSPLGYINSGNQKKEESFKKLQDYLLSEKIQKEILQSGRRVGFGGTIENSDKTVFNPDWGVDTQKIISPIKLPSADIIRKALSIYQQDFRKSSYTVFCLDFSDSMTGKGEKELKEAMNLLLDKKKAEQYFINFSPSDKIVVIPFSDITIDTWKANGNNRKEIETLNSQIQELAPSGATDIYSPVIEALAELENIDTDQYSPAIILMTDGVSNSGKEFADVSRKYKNAGVDIPVFSIMFGEASESQLKEISKLTHARVFDGRSDLIQAFRTAKGYN; encoded by the coding sequence ATGGCAAAAAAAATCTCCACTGTAATTTTCTTATTTTATTTGTTTATTTTTTCCCTAACGTTTTGTAAAGACCAAAGTAGAAATCTGACAATCATTTCCGGATCAGAAAACGAATCGATGGAACCAATCATCAAGCGATTCGCTGATGAAAACAATTTAACAATTAATATGAAATACAAAGGCTCTGTCGATATCATGATAGATCTTGCTAAAGAAAATAATGAGTTTGATGCAGTCTGGCCTGCCAGCACTCTTTGGGTAGGACTCGGTGATACAAATAAAAAAGTAAAACACCTAAAGTCTATCATGACATCGCCTATCGTATTTGGAATCCGAAAAAGTTTGGCACTTGAACTTGGTTTTGTAAATAAAGAAGTAACTGTCAAAGATATATTAAGTGCGATTCGTTCTAAGAAATTAAAATTTATAATGACTTCTGCTACTCAATCAAACTCTGGTACCTCAGCGTATCTCGGATTTCTATACGCTCTCCTTGGCAATCCAGAAACGATTACTGAAAAGGATCTCGCAAATCCTACTTTAAGAAAAGATATGAAAGAACTGCTAAGAGGTATTAACCGCTCATCTGGTAGTTCCGGCTGGCTCAAAGAACTTTTCTTAAATGGAAAATATGATGCAATGGTAAATTACGAATCTCTAATATTAGAAACTAATAAAATACTTGTCTCACGAGGAGAGGAGCCTCTTTATCTAGTCTATCCAATTGATGGAATTGTTATTTCTGATTCCCCCTTAGGCTATATCAATTCGGGAAATCAAAAGAAAGAAGAATCTTTCAAGAAATTACAAGACTATCTTTTATCAGAAAAGATTCAAAAAGAAATTTTACAATCAGGACGACGAGTGGGATTTGGTGGAACAATTGAGAACTCAGATAAAACTGTGTTTAATCCAGATTGGGGTGTTGATACACAAAAAATTATTTCTCCTATTAAACTTCCCTCTGCTGATATTATTCGAAAAGCACTTAGCATTTACCAGCAAGATTTTAGAAAAAGTTCTTATACTGTATTCTGTCTAGATTTTTCTGATAGCATGACCGGCAAAGGTGAAAAAGAATTAAAGGAAGCAATGAATTTACTTTTAGATAAGAAAAAAGCAGAGCAATACTTTATTAACTTTTCTCCCTCGGACAAAATTGTTGTTATCCCCTTCAGTGATATAACAATTGATACTTGGAAAGCTAACGGCAATAATCGGAAAGAAATTGAAACTCTAAACTCGCAGATTCAAGAATTGGCGCCAAGTGGGGCAACTGATATTTATTCTCCTGTTATAGAAGCCCTTGCAGAATTGGAAAATATTGATACAGACCAATACTCTCCTGCAATTATTTTGATGACGGACGGAGTCTCAAACTCTGGAAAGGAATTTGCAGACGTTAGCCGCAAATATAAGAACGCAGGAGTAGACATTCCTGTGTTTTCCATTATGTTCGGTGAAGCTTCGGAAAGCCAATTAAAAGAAATTTCTAAACTAACTCACGCGCGAGTATTTGATGGTAGATCTGATTTGATACAGGCATTTCGAACAGCCAAAGGTTATAATTAA
- a CDS encoding 5-bromo-4-chloroindolyl phosphate hydrolysis family protein, producing the protein MKNFLKDKVTVKGNLFAGLTGGSLFSFFFLFLNLPLTVSVPASIVSYIAGLMIFAKANKDYNLNFDIGSGEGKRSKEILQEFLKKINDLKFHASSIKNAKIKQKTDEIILVVEKIYSNFEKDPSDITQARQFLLYYMESTVKIIQLYVDLSSQDSNSKELKAALVRGESILDLILHAFQVQQSRFLSNDVMDFNTEIEVLEKTLKMESME; encoded by the coding sequence ATGAAAAATTTTCTTAAAGATAAAGTAACCGTAAAAGGAAATTTATTTGCGGGGTTAACGGGTGGTAGCCTATTCTCGTTTTTCTTTTTGTTTTTAAATCTTCCGCTCACTGTATCAGTGCCTGCGTCTATCGTTTCTTATATTGCAGGGCTAATGATTTTTGCTAAAGCAAATAAAGATTACAATTTGAATTTTGATATTGGTTCCGGGGAAGGGAAAAGATCGAAAGAAATTTTACAAGAATTTCTAAAGAAAATCAATGATTTAAAATTTCATGCGTCTTCTATCAAGAATGCAAAGATTAAGCAAAAGACGGATGAAATTATTTTAGTTGTAGAAAAAATTTATTCTAATTTCGAAAAAGATCCTTCGGATATCACACAAGCGAGACAATTTCTTTTGTATTATATGGAATCTACTGTAAAAATCATTCAACTATATGTCGACTTGAGTTCACAGGATTCCAATTCTAAAGAATTAAAAGCCGCTCTCGTAAGAGGGGAATCAATTTTAGATTTGATTTTACATGCGTTTCAAGTGCAGCAATCACGATTTTTGAGTAATGATGTAATGGATTTTAATACAGAGATAGAAGTGTTAGAGAAGACTTTAAAAATGGAGAGCATGGAGTAA
- a CDS encoding pyrimidine/purine nucleoside phosphorylase produces MFKVNEYFEGKVKSIGFKTNEAPATVGVMAPGHYEFGTSQKEIMTVISGLLTVKLPGESEWKDFGKNESFTVAANEKFQLRVKEDTAYLCLYF; encoded by the coding sequence ATGTTTAAAGTAAATGAGTATTTTGAAGGAAAAGTAAAATCAATCGGATTTAAAACAAATGAGGCGCCTGCCACTGTGGGGGTAATGGCACCCGGACACTATGAATTTGGAACTTCACAAAAAGAAATTATGACTGTCATCTCAGGGTTACTCACTGTTAAACTCCCGGGTGAATCAGAATGGAAAGATTTTGGAAAGAATGAATCTTTTACAGTAGCGGCTAACGAAAAATTCCAATTGAGAGTGAAGGAAGATACAGCTTACCTTTGCCTTTATTTTTAG